From Piliocolobus tephrosceles isolate RC106 unplaced genomic scaffold, ASM277652v3 unscaffolded_25299, whole genome shotgun sequence:
AATGCAATCTCAAAGGTTTTTTGGCTATTAGTTTTCACAATTTTCTTATGTTGCACACAAAAACAGGATTCCTCTCTCTAAAATGTAGAGCATGGGGAAAACACAGATGCTGTTTTTCCaactaaaaatgtttacaaagaaCAGATTGtctcaacaaccaaaaaaaccccacccCATTAAGCTGGGTAGGAccaataagtgaaaaaaatgtcttccatcgagcATAGTAAAACAGAACATGTACTTCTTGTGTTTGAACCTTACTCCTATTTAACCAAAAATTTCCCCTTTCTCATAATTTTCCTAGTATTATGTAAGGTTATGCCTAGTTCTAGATTCTGAAATACCTGCATTTTAATGCTTGCACAAcccattttaaatttacaaaagctgcctctatttcattttctgattgaaaacacacaaaaaaaggacaAACCAAACAAATCACACCACATCATAGAGATAATGATCCGAATGGAAAAGTTAATGTGCTGTAATGATATTTGTCTTGCAACATCACAAGCAGCAGATACTGAATAGAATTTGCTTCAATCATAAATACTGAGACTGAAATATGCACGTACAAATCAATGAACTGAAAGCTCTCTATACATAGAAGCACATATGAAGTGCAAAACAGTATCAAAAGTGAGAGCTCTGGTATTTTAGTACTCCCATTCATCGGATTTCAGGTCAAGATAGCTGAGAATATTCTGGGCAAGCTTCACAGCCTGTTTCCTGGCAGCCTTACACTTCTCTTCTCCCTGCGGATCAACAGCATCCAGGGCTAGCAGCTGCTTGGTGAGCAGCTCTTCCAGCCGGATGTAGTTCTTATCGGTTCGATTTCCATCAAATGAAAGAACTTCTCCCTGGATCTCAGACAAGTTTCCAAGGACGTTCCAGACGGCTTTATGGGATGGGTGCTCCTCACAAGCAAACAGCTTTCTTTTCTCAAGGGCCTCCTTCAAGTCAATATATGTGATCAGAGTTTGCACCTCGATCACTGCTCTTCTCCTGGCTTCCCGGATGCAGGGGTTTTTTTCAAGACTTACCTCATCCAACTGTCCAATTAAACCCTGCAATTCTGTTTTGGAGCTCAGGTACAATTCAGGAGGGTTTTGTGCTTGGAgaagttcattttttatttctctcattctCGTGAGgaccttttctatttttaaaatggaatgattCTGTCTCAGGTCAAATGCTTTAGTCGTGTCTGCTTCCTCTTCCAAATCCAGATACTTCAATAATTTGTTGATATCTTCTACTACCTCCCTCCGATAATTTCTGATTTCTGTCCGGCCGCACACATCTAGAGCATCTAGGTCAGCGATCAGCCCTGAGAGCACACAGGATAAGTGCCTGCAGGTCTCACTGTTGTTCACGCCCATCAGAAGTGCAATCAGGACCCCTCGGGCCTTGTTCacctcacacatcacaaagttgatTTTGGCAACGGAAGGATGTGCATCCTCTGAAAGCGGCAGGGAAGGCTGCTTTTTCATGCAGTCTTCGATAATCTCTTGCACCGCACAGATTTTGGTTAAAGTGTGATACCTTGCTTTCCGCAAGGAGATTTTTCCTCCAGTTTTAACATGCGTCAGCCTCAGAATGATATCCTGGATGCCTTCTTCAAACTCATCAGTTACGCAGTTGCCTCCATTATAAAATGGCACAATTTTCTCTCTAACGAGGGACTGGGCCTCCTCAAAAATGTTCTGGATTTCAATCCGGTGTGGGTGGTTTGCATTCTGCTCCAACTCTTTGAGAAGACGTTCTGTCTCCTGTGCTGCCCTCTTCCTAGCTTGCTGAATATCTCCTTTTCCTTCAGTATCTACAGAGTCTATTTCAAAAAGTTGTTTTGTTAGAAACCTCTCCAGTTTCTTGTAATTCTTGTCATCTGACAGACCACTGAAGCCGACAACTTGCTGTTCTACACTTTTTACTTCCTTTTGGATTTCCTGAAGCCTACTAATAGAAGGATGTTGGTTTCCCATATCCATACTTTTGTTGTGTTCAGTTTCACAAGCACTAAAAGATGACAAGAATAACTTATTACAGCACAAGGCTTCTGCAGAACACTAATGGTATACTAAGTCattctaaaattctcattttaaaaaggtataCTTTCGAGcagtcatcccacctcagcctccccagtagctgggactacaggcgtacaccaccacgcccagctaatgttgttatttttagtagagacaggtctcactatattgcccaggctagtctcagacgaTCCGCCTGCccccgcctctcaaagtgctgggattaaggtgtgagtcaccgtacGCGGCACAAACTATTTGGAACCAGCAGGGCACCTTTATGCAAGGTGAAACAGTAGCTCTTGTAACCTTCCGAACACTAACAGTACCCCGCCCCGCCACACGGCTACGCCTAGTTTCCAGAAACTCTAAGCAAAATAAACTGAACCAGTAGAACAAAAACCAGTGGCTCTCAGATATCCCCAAGGATATCTTCTTCGTTTCTCTCCATCCCTTTGTGCacttcctctccccaccctttTAGCTCCTCACACACCTTCCCTCCCAGATGTCTCCCTGAAGAGATAAAAACCCCACAGGTAAAGAAGAGCGATGGGGATTGCGCTGAAGGGCGCCACCTTGGGCTTTCGAGGCCCAGCACCTCCTCAGCCCCCAACATGCTccactctctcaaaaaaatacaacctGCGAAAACGTGGTAGCTATGAATAATTCATTCACTCGCCTCCCACTGAGAGTCCACAATCGCCTAATGCACGTTTCAAGCTCTTGGCTTCTATCAAACGGCTCGCTCAAGGTAGGTAACCAATGGAAACGCATCATCCATCCCCTGTGGATGTTCTGGAGGCCACGGAGGGCAGGCGGCCCGAGTTCCTTCCTCCCCGCCTCGCCCTTCCCTCTTGGCTCTTTACCCAGAAGAGGTCTGAGCTGGCTGCGATCTTGGCGTCCCGTGGCTGAGGTGGCGAGGTGGAAGATCAGCCCTTTACGGGGTGCGGCACCGGAGCTGGGCCCCCAGCTGCATCCCTCGCGCCCCTCCCGACTAGGTCTGAGCGGGGCAGCCGGTGAAGGGGCCGGCGGTGAAGGGGCCGCTACTGGCTGCAGCAGCCGCTCCGGGCGTCTCGGCCTGGGTGCCAGGGCGCGCCCGCAGGCCCTGACCTCACAATGGGCGCGCGAGGGGCCCTCGGCCCGGCCGGGGGAAGCCAGGGAAGGAGGGGAGCCAAGGTCCGGCCGGAGACACCAGAGACCAGGCCCGACCACCCCTGGACACTGTCCCAGCCAGGGACGGGGACGGCGCCGAGACCAACTCTGCTCGGCCCGTGCCTACAGGCCGCGCTGGGGGGGGCGCTGGCGGAGGGGTGGCCCAGCGGGGAGCCCCGCGCGGAGGTGGGACCCCACTCGTCCCCCCGACGG
This genomic window contains:
- the BAG5 gene encoding BAG family molecular chaperone regulator 5 isoform X2 encodes the protein MRFHWLPTLSEPFDRSQELETCIRRLWTLSGSACETEHNKSMDMGNQHPSISRLQEIQKEVKSVEQQVVGFSGLSDDKNYKKLERFLTKQLFEIDSVDTEGKGDIQQARKRAAQETERLLKELEQNANHPHRIEIQNIFEEAQSLVREKIVPFYNGGNCVTDEFEEGIQDIILRLTHVKTGGKISLRKARYHTLTKICAVQEIIEDCMKKQPSLPLSEDAHPSVAKINFVMCEVNKARGVLIALLMGVNNSETCRHLSCVLSGLIADLDALDVCGRTEIRNYRREVVEDINKLLKYLDLEEEADTTKAFDLRQNHSILKIEKVLTRMREIKNELLQAQNPPELYLSSKTELQGLIGQLDEVSLEKNPCIREARRRAVIEVQTLITYIDLKEALEKRKLFACEEHPSHKAVWNVLGNLSEIQGEVLSFDGNRTDKNYIRLEELLTKQLLALDAVDPQGEEKCKAARKQAVKLAQNILSYLDLKSDEWEY
- the BAG5 gene encoding BAG family molecular chaperone regulator 5 isoform X1; translation: MDMGNQHPSISRLQEIQKEVKSVEQQVVGFSGLSDDKNYKKLERFLTKQLFEIDSVDTEGKGDIQQARKRAAQETERLLKELEQNANHPHRIEIQNIFEEAQSLVREKIVPFYNGGNCVTDEFEEGIQDIILRLTHVKTGGKISLRKARYHTLTKICAVQEIIEDCMKKQPSLPLSEDAHPSVAKINFVMCEVNKARGVLIALLMGVNNSETCRHLSCVLSGLIADLDALDVCGRTEIRNYRREVVEDINKLLKYLDLEEEADTTKAFDLRQNHSILKIEKVLTRMREIKNELLQAQNPPELYLSSKTELQGLIGQLDEVSLEKNPCIREARRRAVIEVQTLITYIDLKEALEKRKLFACEEHPSHKAVWNVLGNLSEIQGEVLSFDGNRTDKNYIRLEELLTKQLLALDAVDPQGEEKCKAARKQAVKLAQNILSYLDLKSDEWEY